A DNA window from Bdellovibrio sp. BCCA contains the following coding sequences:
- a CDS encoding aromatic amino acid hydroxylase: METDFLPPHLRKYVVEQHYEKYTPVDQAVWRYILRQLKAFLSKHAHECYVEGLQKTGIDIERIPRIDDISKKLQAFGWRALPVSGFIPPAAFMELQSLGVLPIASDMRSLDHLLYTPAPDIVHEAAGHAPILIHPEFSEYLRQYAQIAKKAIISKEDLDLYEAIRELSDIKENPSSTPEQIKNAEETLEKVGKSISHISEASELSRMNWWTAEYGLIGKLDNPKIFGAGLLSSVGESKWCLSDKVKKIPLTVDCIKTGYDITEPQPQLFVASDFKNLSQVLEEMASQMAFRLGGLKGLEKAIQAQSVNTAELNSGIQISGQIVEAITDDGGKLAYLRLQGPSQLAYADHELSGHDKKYHSHGFGTPVGYLKVHPEKCPSTFTENEWAALHVEPGKNTRLEYTSGVVVTGTVQSRLTKDGKTVFITLSDAKAEFKGRVLFAPEWGTFDIAIGSSVTSVFGGPADREAYGETSDFVAKRVPIPKYSGAELTRHDHYGTVRKIRENKIAGKELTTALEKVVSAHRMHFPNDWLLFMEALEIVNARAPQSPLKKQLELDLASLSGKDEKTKGLIHDGLTLAGAL; encoded by the coding sequence ATGGAGACGGACTTTTTACCCCCGCACTTAAGAAAATACGTTGTAGAACAACACTACGAAAAGTACACTCCCGTGGATCAAGCTGTATGGCGCTATATCTTGCGCCAACTCAAAGCTTTTCTTTCAAAGCATGCCCACGAATGTTATGTCGAGGGTTTACAAAAAACAGGCATCGACATCGAACGCATTCCGCGCATTGATGACATTAGTAAAAAACTGCAAGCCTTCGGTTGGCGAGCTTTGCCAGTCAGCGGATTTATCCCACCGGCGGCTTTCATGGAGTTGCAGTCTTTAGGTGTTTTGCCCATCGCTTCGGATATGCGCAGCCTTGATCATCTCCTGTACACGCCAGCTCCTGACATCGTTCACGAGGCTGCAGGACATGCGCCGATTTTAATTCATCCTGAATTTTCTGAATATCTTCGTCAGTATGCTCAAATCGCCAAGAAAGCGATCATCAGCAAAGAAGATTTGGATTTGTACGAAGCCATTCGTGAACTTTCCGACATCAAAGAAAATCCGAGCTCAACACCAGAACAAATTAAAAACGCCGAAGAAACTTTAGAAAAAGTTGGAAAAAGTATTTCCCATATTTCTGAAGCCTCTGAATTATCTCGTATGAACTGGTGGACGGCGGAATATGGCCTTATCGGTAAACTTGATAATCCAAAAATCTTTGGCGCTGGTTTGCTTTCCAGTGTTGGCGAATCCAAATGGTGTCTCAGCGATAAAGTTAAAAAAATTCCTCTCACGGTCGACTGTATTAAGACAGGCTACGATATCACCGAGCCACAACCTCAATTGTTTGTTGCTTCTGATTTCAAAAACCTTTCTCAAGTTCTTGAAGAAATGGCGTCGCAGATGGCCTTCCGCTTGGGCGGACTTAAAGGTTTAGAAAAAGCTATTCAAGCTCAGTCTGTGAATACGGCAGAACTTAATTCAGGAATTCAAATCTCGGGCCAAATCGTTGAAGCGATCACGGATGACGGCGGAAAACTTGCTTACTTGCGTTTGCAAGGTCCGTCACAGCTTGCTTATGCTGATCACGAATTATCAGGTCATGATAAGAAATATCACTCTCACGGATTTGGAACTCCGGTTGGTTATTTAAAAGTTCATCCTGAAAAATGTCCTTCGACTTTCACAGAAAATGAATGGGCAGCTCTTCATGTAGAGCCAGGAAAGAACACTCGTCTTGAATACACTTCCGGTGTTGTCGTTACTGGAACCGTACAAAGTCGTTTAACTAAAGACGGAAAAACTGTGTTCATCACGCTTTCTGACGCGAAAGCAGAATTTAAAGGTCGCGTTTTGTTTGCTCCTGAATGGGGGACGTTCGATATTGCGATTGGTTCTTCCGTAACGTCTGTTTTTGGTGGTCCTGCGGACCGTGAAGCTTATGGTGAAACTTCAGACTTTGTTGCTAAGCGCGTTCCGATTCCCAAGTATTCAGGCGCTGAATTAACTCGTCACGACCATTACGGCACTGTCCGTAAAATTCGTGAAAATAAAATCGCCGGCAAGGAGCTAACAACAGCTTTGGAAAAAGTGGTTTCTGCTCATCGCATGCATTTCCCGAATGATTGGCTGTTATTTATGGAAGCTCTTGAAATCGTCAATGCAAGAGCACCCCAATCTCCTTTAAAAAAACAGTTGGAATTGGATTTAGCAAGCCTTTCAGGAAAAGACGAAAAAACAAAAGGCCTTATTCACGACGGCCTTACGCTGGCGGGAGCCCTTTAA
- a CDS encoding alpha/beta hydrolase: MITTDLFKHKFIPAKKKSDNLMIVLHGRGDSIKPFFSFNEELNLPEMNYLLLNAPRRFMDGYTWYGEPPFQGKGVLKIREKLFDLLNDLENQGWKSEKIFLFGFSQGCLISADIGLNYPKKLGGIVGISGYFNFYPRWRANLSQEARQTPWIFTHGHQDDILPLEETKYGVDKLKDAGLRVDWVEMEKDHSLKDEEYPIIRRWVRDQLADLK, translated from the coding sequence ATGATTACGACAGATTTATTTAAACATAAATTTATTCCGGCAAAAAAGAAGTCGGACAATTTAATGATTGTTCTGCATGGCCGCGGTGACAGCATTAAGCCGTTTTTCTCTTTTAACGAAGAGCTCAATCTTCCCGAGATGAATTATCTTTTGCTGAACGCTCCTCGTCGCTTTATGGACGGTTACACTTGGTATGGAGAGCCTCCTTTTCAAGGTAAAGGCGTTCTTAAAATTCGCGAAAAACTTTTTGATCTTCTGAACGACTTAGAAAATCAAGGTTGGAAAAGCGAAAAGATTTTCCTCTTTGGATTTTCGCAAGGTTGTTTGATCAGTGCTGATATCGGTTTGAATTATCCAAAAAAATTAGGCGGCATCGTCGGTATTAGCGGCTACTTTAATTTCTACCCTCGTTGGAGAGCAAACCTTTCGCAGGAAGCTCGCCAAACCCCATGGATCTTCACGCACGGACACCAGGACGACATTCTTCCTCTTGAAGAAACTAAATACGGGGTGGATAAACTCAAAGACGCAGGCCTTCGTGTGGATTGGGTTGAAATGGAGAAAGACCACTCTCTTAAAGACGAGGAATATCCTATTATTCGACGTTGGGTCCGCGATCAACTCGCCGATTTAAAATAA
- a CDS encoding bacteriohemerythrin — MADTFFKWDQQKLSTHVEAMDNEHKKLVDIMNRLYERHEAKASKIELNSIIRELAAWTITHFEHEEKFFDTLPYSHAAVHKKIHKDLIERLKGHQAEFEKTGVLTPAFFQFLKTWLTAHIMGIDTKYGEIAVKQAG; from the coding sequence ATGGCAGACACATTCTTTAAATGGGACCAACAGAAGTTATCGACTCATGTTGAGGCAATGGACAACGAACACAAGAAGCTTGTTGATATTATGAACCGCCTCTATGAGCGCCACGAGGCCAAGGCGTCAAAGATTGAACTGAACTCGATCATTCGTGAGCTTGCCGCTTGGACGATCACACACTTCGAGCATGAAGAGAAATTTTTTGATACTCTTCCGTATTCTCATGCGGCCGTTCACAAAAAGATCCATAAAGATTTGATTGAAAGACTCAAAGGGCATCAGGCTGAGTTTGAAAAAACGGGTGTTCTTACTCCGGCGTTCTTTCAATTTCTTAAGACATGGCTAACAGCACACATTATGGGAATTGATACGAAATACGGAGAGATCGCCGTGAAACAAGCTGGCTAA
- a CDS encoding peroxiredoxin, whose translation MPMINQPAPHFSAQAVFDAGEVKDISLNDYKGKWLILFFYPLDFTFVCPTELTQFREHLRDFEAAGASVVGCSVDSVHSHKRWLRDDLGNLGYPLVADLTKRMARDYGVLIEDRGIATRGTFIIDPDQKLQYIGIHNTSVGRDAKEILRVLQGCQSGELCQAGWKKGDQHITPLK comes from the coding sequence ATGCCAATGATTAACCAACCAGCACCTCATTTTTCAGCTCAAGCGGTTTTCGACGCCGGTGAAGTTAAAGATATCTCTTTGAATGACTATAAAGGAAAATGGCTCATTTTATTTTTCTATCCACTGGACTTCACATTCGTATGTCCTACGGAGCTGACTCAATTCCGCGAACATTTACGCGATTTTGAAGCGGCAGGAGCTTCTGTTGTTGGTTGCAGTGTGGACTCCGTTCACTCTCACAAACGTTGGTTGCGCGACGATCTTGGCAATTTGGGTTACCCTTTGGTTGCTGATTTAACAAAACGCATGGCCCGTGATTATGGGGTTCTTATCGAAGACCGTGGCATTGCGACTCGCGGAACTTTCATTATCGATCCTGATCAAAAACTTCAGTACATAGGAATTCACAACACGTCTGTAGGCCGTGACGCTAAAGAAATTTTACGCGTTCTTCAAGGCTGCCAATCCGGTGAGCTTTGCCAAGCGGGCTGGAAAAAGGGCGATCAGCACATCACGCCGCTAAAATAA
- a CDS encoding S41 family peptidase, whose amino-acid sequence MLSSPRMFIFSLFVLAVGVSLSLSRSNSGTSKVKSVEDYWAETGLGPAALEDLLQDQTCGSSERYFLACTNSVLTIANRFNLSLNTDGNLVPVHEALSSDMSSEKKQLEPWRDFFTNNTDKAVKISFMKAWKELESRYISSSQKSMMVGLGLNGFISVFRDPHTYLMPVSQFKEVVSKADNRSTALGVVLGLSGGQYVIRKVTEGSPAKLAGLKKGDVLLEINGHKLKGLLQARVSELLKGEVGEASTLLISHDGNEKKYKLRRTEITVATVSTRVIDGIKPIGVVGINKFAKGACEKVKESLEIVKKAHVRGLLLDLRDNPGGQMEEAACITSLFVGSEKKIFEVRYLDPGKKAEEYFGGEEKIFDLPVAVLINGASASASEIVAGALRDLNRAVLVGERTFGKGSFQEGEYWSQNKKIALFETKGFYYLPSGRSPQMKGLTPDVTVSFDNIWVGRESDQFINPLRAPEKQILNAGKPYSSDSCLDIEESATGEDLQLSKARQVLFCASTVARAGL is encoded by the coding sequence GTGCTCAGTTCACCACGCATGTTCATATTCTCATTGTTTGTATTGGCCGTGGGGGTCAGTCTGTCCTTGTCACGTTCAAACAGTGGCACTTCCAAGGTTAAGTCCGTTGAGGACTACTGGGCTGAGACGGGGCTCGGCCCAGCTGCCTTGGAAGATCTTCTGCAAGACCAAACGTGTGGAAGCTCCGAGCGTTATTTCTTGGCCTGCACAAACTCCGTTCTCACAATTGCAAATCGTTTTAATTTAAGTCTCAATACCGATGGAAACTTGGTTCCCGTTCATGAAGCTTTGTCTAGCGACATGAGTTCCGAGAAAAAACAGCTTGAGCCATGGAGAGATTTCTTTACGAACAACACGGACAAAGCCGTGAAGATCTCTTTCATGAAAGCCTGGAAAGAACTTGAATCCCGTTACATCTCTTCCTCGCAAAAATCGATGATGGTGGGTTTGGGTTTAAACGGATTCATCTCTGTGTTTCGTGATCCACACACGTACTTGATGCCGGTCTCTCAGTTTAAAGAAGTCGTTTCAAAAGCCGACAACCGCTCTACAGCTTTGGGAGTCGTGCTGGGACTTTCTGGTGGTCAGTACGTAATTCGCAAAGTGACAGAAGGTAGTCCTGCAAAACTCGCGGGCCTTAAAAAAGGCGACGTCCTTTTAGAGATCAACGGTCATAAGCTCAAAGGCCTTTTGCAAGCGCGCGTGTCTGAGCTTTTAAAAGGCGAAGTGGGTGAGGCCAGTACTCTTTTGATCAGTCACGACGGGAACGAGAAAAAATATAAACTTCGTCGCACCGAAATCACGGTGGCCACTGTTTCCACACGCGTGATTGACGGTATCAAGCCTATCGGCGTTGTCGGTATTAACAAATTCGCTAAAGGTGCTTGTGAAAAAGTAAAAGAGTCTTTGGAGATTGTTAAAAAAGCACACGTCCGCGGATTGTTGTTAGACCTGCGTGACAATCCAGGCGGACAGATGGAAGAAGCGGCTTGTATCACGAGCTTGTTTGTCGGATCTGAAAAGAAAATCTTCGAAGTTCGTTATCTTGATCCAGGTAAAAAAGCGGAAGAATATTTTGGTGGAGAAGAAAAAATCTTTGATCTTCCGGTGGCCGTTCTTATCAACGGAGCCTCTGCAAGTGCTTCTGAAATCGTTGCGGGAGCTTTGCGTGACTTAAATCGCGCGGTTCTTGTTGGCGAAAGAACTTTCGGTAAGGGTTCCTTCCAGGAAGGCGAGTACTGGTCACAAAATAAAAAGATCGCTCTTTTTGAAACCAAAGGATTTTACTATCTGCCGTCAGGGCGCTCTCCGCAAATGAAAGGGCTGACTCCTGACGTGACAGTGAGTTTTGATAATATCTGGGTAGGACGCGAAAGCGATCAATTTATCAATCCATTGCGTGCGCCTGAGAAACAAATTCTCAATGCAGGAAAACCCTATTCTTCGGATTCATGTTTGGATATAGAGGAAAGTGCGACGGGCGAAGATCTTCAACTCTCAAAAGCGCGTCAGGTTTTATTCTGTGCAAGCACAGTGGCAAGAGCGGGGCTATGA
- a CDS encoding ABC transporter ATP-binding protein, whose product MSSKILLDLKNISFSYPQHTVLQDISFQVAEGETLSLIGPSGCGKTTLLHLIAGDYAPSGGTIQKQGLWRRVHQSNALFPWLTVEENIRLGLRGIDSSRSLDFEKLVNLLDLKRVLNFYPRQLSGGLRQRSEIARALIGRPDGLLLDEPFSSLDYLIRRETREYMSELLKEFPIAVVLVTHDIPEALSLTQKIYIMNGRPATFQKSYESHQSKENLVEQIWQDLKFESEQVVEIEK is encoded by the coding sequence ATGAGCAGTAAAATTCTTCTTGATCTAAAAAACATCAGTTTTTCTTATCCTCAGCATACTGTTCTGCAAGACATCAGTTTTCAAGTTGCAGAAGGGGAGACGTTAAGCCTTATTGGTCCTAGTGGTTGTGGTAAAACGACCTTGCTTCATTTAATTGCTGGAGATTATGCTCCTTCTGGCGGGACTATTCAAAAACAAGGACTCTGGCGAAGAGTGCATCAAAGTAATGCTTTATTTCCTTGGCTCACAGTTGAAGAAAATATTCGGTTGGGTCTTCGTGGAATTGATTCTTCACGCAGCCTCGATTTTGAAAAATTAGTAAATCTTTTAGACTTAAAACGTGTTTTAAATTTTTATCCACGCCAGCTTTCAGGCGGTTTAAGACAGAGATCCGAAATTGCGCGCGCGTTGATCGGTCGTCCTGATGGTTTGCTTTTAGATGAACCTTTTTCGTCATTGGATTATTTAATCCGCCGTGAAACTCGTGAGTACATGTCGGAGCTTTTAAAAGAATTTCCGATTGCTGTGGTTTTGGTTACTCACGATATTCCCGAGGCCCTTTCTTTAACTCAGAAAATTTATATTATGAATGGACGTCCTGCGACTTTCCAAAAATCTTATGAAAGTCATCAGAGCAAAGAAAATCTGGTGGAACAAATTTGGCAGGATTTAAAATTTGAATCGGAACAGGTGGTAGAAATTGAAAAATAA
- a CDS encoding ABC transporter substrate-binding protein yields the protein MKNKKWIVSIVLAVIVLGGLGVMRNHFKKKSETAKKVLDVGFLPVTCHLTCPVTDFATSRNPDYRFVSQRFTDFPTMAEAFKAGRLKAAFFIAPMAMKLREQGVKAKIVYLGHRDGSTVMVKKESPIHNLRDLEGKKFAIPSRYSNQYLVIRKLMKDQGVSPEKIQFVEIPPPEMPAALANSSIDAYFIGEPHAAKSELNGVGRVLYHAKDIWPKFISCVLIVSEDLMASDPDIVKELVAGIAESGEWAETHREKAAAVAAPYYRQDEKLLRYVLTTPKDRVSYRMLTPEDADIKVIHDMAIEAGLLVKPIELSQLVDRSFIPKEIKSKEL from the coding sequence TTGAAAAATAAAAAGTGGATTGTTTCAATTGTCTTGGCTGTGATTGTTTTAGGTGGCCTTGGGGTGATGAGAAATCATTTTAAGAAAAAATCTGAAACGGCAAAAAAAGTTTTAGATGTCGGTTTTCTTCCGGTAACTTGCCACCTCACTTGTCCCGTGACGGACTTTGCGACAAGCCGCAATCCTGATTATCGTTTTGTGTCCCAGCGCTTTACAGATTTTCCGACAATGGCAGAAGCTTTTAAAGCGGGCCGCCTAAAGGCTGCGTTCTTTATTGCACCCATGGCAATGAAGCTTCGCGAGCAAGGTGTAAAAGCCAAGATCGTTTATCTTGGGCACCGTGATGGCTCCACAGTGATGGTGAAAAAAGAGTCACCGATTCACAATTTGCGTGATTTGGAAGGAAAAAAGTTTGCGATCCCAAGCCGTTACAGCAATCAATACTTGGTGATTCGTAAATTAATGAAAGACCAAGGAGTCTCGCCAGAAAAAATTCAGTTCGTTGAAATTCCTCCACCAGAAATGCCGGCAGCTTTGGCGAATTCAAGCATTGATGCTTACTTTATCGGAGAGCCTCATGCGGCTAAATCAGAATTGAATGGAGTGGGACGAGTTTTGTATCACGCCAAAGACATTTGGCCTAAGTTCATTTCTTGTGTCCTCATCGTGAGCGAAGATTTAATGGCAAGCGACCCTGATATTGTAAAGGAACTTGTCGCAGGCATTGCTGAAAGCGGAGAATGGGCAGAAACCCACCGTGAAAAAGCGGCAGCTGTCGCAGCTCCTTACTATCGCCAAGACGAAAAACTTCTTCGCTATGTTCTAACAACTCCAAAAGATCGCGTGAGCTACCGTATGCTGACTCCTGAAGATGCCGACATCAAAGTCATTCACGACATGGCTATCGAAGCCGGACTTCTCGTAAAACCCATCGAACTTTCTCAATTGGTCGATCGCAGTTTTATTCCCAAAGAAATTAAATCCAAAGAGTTGTAA
- a CDS encoding RNA methyltransferase, with translation MKRPFEVRIVLVRTIYERNIGATSRAMSNMGIDKLVLVAPACEITYEAQQTAATGQTGLQNRTTYASWDEFLEKEPESIKICFTARDGKGRQVRDIDDVLTDIADHAPQFQTQSDIPVVVHLVFGPEDWGLSAEDLEHANFCACLPTFGENWSLNLAQATLLGMFSLRKKWGGERTKLDGGKLRRAPQGIKGIDPDQTLKTWLEEMGFDLTRQRKINVYTVLRRMLLQNTPTKKELVVLETVLQQSIRKLREWKAFQKRD, from the coding sequence ATGAAACGTCCCTTTGAAGTGCGCATTGTTCTAGTGCGCACTATTTACGAAAGAAATATCGGAGCGACTTCGCGCGCGATGAGCAACATGGGAATTGATAAACTCGTGCTCGTAGCTCCGGCTTGTGAAATCACTTATGAAGCCCAGCAAACGGCGGCCACAGGTCAAACGGGTCTGCAAAACCGCACGACATATGCTTCGTGGGATGAATTCTTAGAAAAAGAACCTGAAAGTATTAAGATTTGTTTTACGGCTCGTGATGGAAAAGGTCGCCAAGTGCGTGACATTGACGATGTTCTTACCGATATCGCCGATCATGCTCCCCAATTTCAAACACAGAGTGATATTCCCGTCGTCGTCCATTTGGTTTTCGGTCCTGAAGATTGGGGATTGTCTGCCGAAGACTTAGAGCATGCGAATTTCTGCGCGTGCCTTCCAACGTTTGGTGAAAACTGGAGTTTAAATCTTGCACAAGCCACGCTTCTGGGAATGTTCTCTCTTCGCAAAAAATGGGGCGGCGAGCGTACAAAACTTGACGGCGGAAAACTTCGTCGTGCCCCTCAAGGAATCAAAGGCATTGATCCAGATCAGACCTTAAAAACTTGGCTTGAAGAAATGGGTTTTGATCTGACTCGCCAAAGAAAGATCAACGTCTACACGGTTCTACGCCGAATGCTTTTGCAAAACACACCAACAAAAAAAGAATTGGTGGTTCTAGAAACCGTTCTGCAACAAAGCATCCGCAAACTCCGCGAATGGAAGGCCTTCCAAAAAAGAGATTAG
- a CDS encoding ABC transporter permease produces the protein MKWSRVCSIFFLVVLVVLWEVLSRLQVYREDFFPYLKTFIEATTHEISSGRLLVDLMASLYRWVCGFLLSALVGIPVGLLLGRSESFRQFISPYLNFFRSLSPLAWIPFAVIWFGIGDMPVIFLIFLGCVFPLLFATMNAVFHVPKVYDQLARDYHFSGAEYFFEILFPAVLPQIVSSLRLVSGLAWIVLVPAEMLAGKEGVGFAISDARNGMRTDLLVLNMIVIAVIAHFIDYGLQRLNRKSHVRWSYEQ, from the coding sequence ATGAAGTGGTCTCGCGTTTGTTCGATTTTTTTCTTAGTGGTTCTTGTCGTGTTGTGGGAGGTTTTGTCCCGCCTGCAGGTTTATCGCGAAGACTTCTTTCCTTATTTAAAGACATTCATTGAAGCAACGACACACGAAATTTCAAGTGGCCGCCTTTTGGTTGATTTGATGGCGTCCCTTTATCGTTGGGTTTGTGGATTTTTACTTTCGGCTCTAGTGGGAATTCCCGTGGGCCTTTTGTTGGGCCGTAGTGAATCTTTTCGTCAGTTTATTTCTCCTTACTTAAATTTTTTCCGCAGTCTTTCTCCGCTAGCGTGGATTCCTTTTGCCGTGATTTGGTTTGGAATTGGCGATATGCCAGTGATCTTTTTGATTTTCTTAGGCTGTGTCTTCCCATTGTTGTTTGCAACGATGAACGCTGTCTTTCATGTGCCAAAAGTTTACGATCAATTGGCCCGTGATTATCATTTTAGTGGTGCGGAGTATTTCTTTGAAATTCTTTTTCCTGCTGTTCTGCCGCAGATCGTATCTTCTTTGCGTTTAGTTTCAGGCCTTGCGTGGATTGTTCTGGTTCCCGCCGAAATGCTTGCAGGCAAAGAAGGCGTAGGCTTCGCCATTTCCGATGCAAGAAACGGCATGCGCACGGATCTGTTAGTTTTAAATATGATCGTCATCGCGGTCATAGCTCACTTCATTGACTACGGTCTGCAAAGACTCAATCGCAAATCCCACGTGAGATGGAGTTATGAGCAGTAA
- the rfaD gene encoding ADP-glyceromanno-heptose 6-epimerase, with the protein MIIVTGANGFIGSVMVWELNQRGHTDIVAVDSVGLSERNLLSKRKISQFLLKDELWAFLNTDKAKKEVTWIIHMGACSSTTETNKEFLWENNTYYTQRIFEWCAEYKKDMIYASSAATYGAGELGFDDTTDPEKLRPLNLYGESKVLFDRWALKQTKTPPHWYGLKFFNVFGPNEYHKEAMSSVAFKAYNQIKANGSLGLFKSADPKYKDGEFMRDFVYVKDVTGWMAELMEKKPTNGIYNMGFGKPRTWLDLASSVFSAMSKEMKINWLEMPENIRGQYQYFTEAKTDKWSAAGMSAAKWPLEKAVADYVQNYLSKDDPSL; encoded by the coding sequence ATGATTATTGTTACTGGTGCAAATGGCTTTATTGGCAGTGTGATGGTGTGGGAACTCAACCAGAGAGGTCATACCGATATCGTTGCCGTAGACTCTGTCGGTCTTTCCGAACGCAATCTTTTAAGCAAAAGAAAAATCAGTCAGTTCCTTTTGAAAGACGAACTTTGGGCTTTCTTAAATACCGACAAAGCAAAAAAAGAAGTCACGTGGATCATCCACATGGGTGCTTGTTCTTCGACGACAGAAACCAACAAAGAGTTTCTTTGGGAGAACAACACTTACTACACGCAAAGAATTTTTGAATGGTGTGCGGAATACAAGAAAGACATGATCTATGCTTCTAGTGCTGCGACCTATGGCGCTGGTGAACTTGGTTTTGACGACACCACAGATCCAGAGAAACTTCGTCCGCTTAATTTGTATGGCGAATCCAAAGTTCTTTTTGATCGTTGGGCTTTAAAGCAAACAAAAACTCCGCCGCACTGGTATGGTTTGAAATTCTTTAATGTCTTTGGGCCGAATGAATATCACAAAGAAGCGATGTCCAGCGTAGCGTTTAAAGCCTACAACCAAATCAAGGCCAATGGCTCTTTGGGACTTTTTAAATCGGCGGATCCAAAATACAAAGACGGCGAATTCATGCGCGACTTTGTGTACGTGAAAGACGTCACGGGTTGGATGGCGGAACTCATGGAGAAAAAGCCGACAAACGGTATTTACAACATGGGCTTCGGAAAACCACGCACATGGCTTGATCTTGCAAGTTCTGTTTTCTCTGCCATGAGTAAAGAGATGAAAATCAACTGGCTTGAAATGCCTGAAAATATTCGTGGTCAATATCAGTACTTCACAGAAGCAAAAACAGACAAATGGTCGGCAGCCGGCATGAGTGCAGCGAAATGGCCTTTGGAAAAAGCTGTGGCTGATTACGTGCAAAACTATCTTTCTAAAGACGATCCTTCACTGTAA
- a CDS encoding exodeoxyribonuclease III — MKIISWNVNGIRACYKKGLMDFVGAEKPDIFCVQETKAHIDQIEEEARNLRWEHSYWSSAKRKGYSGVATFTHVEPKSVQYHFNEIPDYESEGRIVMSDHGAFDLYNIYFPNGGSGVERHNFKQQFLKDLNIHLKEKLKTGRQVIVVGDYNVAHENIDVFDPVGLSKESGFLPEERVWMDQFLELGFIDTFRYFKPTEAKRYSWWDMRTFGRISNRGWRIDYICISKGLEKYLSSADILEQIEGSDHCPVVATLDL, encoded by the coding sequence GTGAAAATCATCTCTTGGAATGTGAATGGAATTAGAGCTTGTTACAAAAAAGGTCTCATGGATTTTGTGGGAGCGGAGAAGCCTGATATTTTTTGCGTTCAAGAGACAAAAGCTCATATTGATCAAATCGAGGAAGAGGCACGAAACTTACGTTGGGAGCACTCTTATTGGTCGTCAGCGAAACGTAAAGGTTATTCAGGCGTGGCGACTTTCACTCATGTAGAACCCAAAAGCGTGCAGTATCATTTCAACGAAATTCCTGATTATGAATCTGAAGGACGTATCGTGATGTCTGATCATGGCGCGTTTGATCTTTACAATATTTATTTTCCTAACGGTGGATCAGGAGTTGAGCGTCACAACTTCAAACAACAGTTTTTGAAAGATCTTAATATCCATCTAAAAGAAAAACTAAAAACCGGAAGGCAGGTCATTGTTGTCGGAGACTACAACGTGGCTCACGAGAACATCGACGTTTTTGACCCTGTGGGTTTGTCGAAAGAAAGCGGTTTTTTGCCGGAGGAACGCGTGTGGATGGATCAGTTTCTTGAACTGGGATTCATCGACACCTTCCGTTATTTTAAACCCACCGAAGCAAAGCGTTACTCGTGGTGGGATATGCGCACGTTTGGGCGCATTTCAAATCGCGGCTGGCGTATCGACTACATTTGTATTTCAAAAGGCCTTGAGAAATATCTGTCTTCAGCAGATATTCTCGAACAAATTGAAGGATCCGATCATTGCCCTGTGGTGGCAACGTTGGATCTGTAA
- a CDS encoding PspC domain-containing protein, which yields MTSSSSATANYRWTRASDGALAGVCKGLADALGIETWILRVIWLIAVLWFGTGVVFYLILAVCLPRVDRLDQALDRKLLGVCARIAKRYRIEVGLVRTGFVLLALITFGVAILGYGLCYFLVPKADEPASRSKSAGVF from the coding sequence ATGACTTCCTCTTCTTCCGCAACTGCAAATTATAGATGGACTCGCGCGAGCGACGGGGCTTTGGCCGGGGTTTGTAAGGGTCTAGCTGATGCTTTGGGTATCGAAACTTGGATATTGCGCGTCATTTGGTTGATTGCAGTCCTCTGGTTCGGCACTGGAGTCGTGTTTTATTTGATCCTGGCAGTTTGCTTGCCCCGCGTCGATAGACTGGACCAAGCTCTAGATAGAAAGCTTCTTGGCGTCTGTGCTAGAATAGCTAAAAGGTATCGCATCGAAGTGGGCCTAGTAAGAACAGGCTTTGTCCTGTTAGCCCTAATAACTTTCGGTGTTGCGATCCTGGGTTACGGCCTCTGTTATTTCTTAGTTCCTAAGGCCGACGAACCCGCAAGTCGCTCGAAGAGCGCAGGAGTATTTTAA